Proteins co-encoded in one Terriglobales bacterium genomic window:
- a CDS encoding HNH endonuclease, which yields MPFNIMTLSRVDMPVSQAEGLKILERDEFCCKYCGLDGRASFENALIMSVDFVVPRAHKGKKDPANLVSCCRPCNLIKGKRVYKNFEDAKKYVLARREEMRQAWESKRSRPAAKAASA from the coding sequence ATGCCATTCAACATCATGACCCTGTCAAGAGTCGATATGCCCGTAAGCCAGGCCGAAGGCCTGAAGATTCTGGAACGTGATGAATTCTGCTGCAAGTACTGCGGATTGGATGGGAGGGCCAGCTTTGAAAACGCCCTAATCATGTCCGTTGATTTCGTCGTGCCGCGTGCCCACAAGGGCAAGAAGGATCCTGCCAACCTGGTATCCTGCTGCCGTCCGTGCAACTTGATCAAAGGCAAGCGGGTCTACAAGAACTTCGAGGATGCCAAAAAATATGTACTTGCCAGGCGCGAAGAGATGCGCCAGGCCTGGGAAAGCAAGCGTTCCCGCCCGGCAGCAAAAGCGGCTTCCGCTTAA